In Chloroflexaceae bacterium, the DNA window TCCTTGCCCACGAGCGCATTCCCACCGAGGTCGAAGCCGGCCCTGCGGCCGTCATCGGGCGGATAGTGGGGTTGATCGAGCGGATGCACGCCAGGCTGCCGGAGGGCGCCGCCATGCTCGGCGTGGGAATTGGCGCGCCCGGCCCTCTCGATCCGGCCACGGGGACGGTGTATTCGCCGCCGAATATGCCCGGCTGGCACACGGTGCCCTTGCGTTCGATGATCGCCGAGGCCACCGGGCTGCCAGTAGAACTGGGCAACGACGCCAATGTCGCCGCGCTGGGCGAGTGGCGTTTCGGCGGCGGCCAGGGCTGCCGCGATCTGGTCTACGTCACAGTAAGCACCGGCATCGGCGGCGGGGTGATCAGCGATGGGCGCCTGTTGCTGGGACGCATGGGCGCGGGCGCCGAGCTGGGGTTCATGATCCTCGATGCCGAAGGGGGCACAGTCTGGGAGGATCTGGCTTCGGGCACGGCTCTGGGGCGCGCCGCCGCCGCGGCAATGCCTGCGCGCCCCGAGAGCCTCTTGCACCAGCGGGCCACGCCGGCTACGGTGACCGGCGCCGATGTGGCCGCCGCCGCGGCTGCGGGCGATGCGCTGGCCGCCGAATTGATGGACCGCGAAGCGCGGCTGCTCGGCCTGGGATTCGCCTCGATCCTGCACATTTTCAGCCCGGAGATCGTGATCGCTGGCGGCGGAGTGATCTTGAACAATCCGGGCTTGCTTGAACGAGCCCGAGCAATCGCCTACGCCCACGTAAAGGTGGCCCTCTATCGCGACGTGCCGATCATCGCCGCCACCCTGGGCGATAATGCCGGTCTGCTCGGAGCAGCCGCGCTGGTGCTGGCCGCCCGGGAGCGGTAGCGCGTCTATGGACTACGCCGAACCATCGCCAGTTCTGCGGAGCGCCGCCCGCCAGCGCACCCTGCTGCTGGCCTGGCTGACGCTCCTGTTCTTTTTTGCTCTGTTTGCCGGGATGGTCGCCTGGGCCCTGTGGACCGCGCGCCAGGTCTACCGCACCACTACCGAGCCGCGCGAGGCGGTGCTGATCCTGCGCGGTCCCGCCGAGGCGATCGCCTGGCGACCGGCCAATCGCACGGTGTATCAAGGCTCGCGCGACCAGCAGCCGCTGGCCGAGGGCGACTCGGTGCGGATCGTGGCTTCCGCCGGCTATGGGCAGATGGCCAGTGTGCGCCTGTTCGAGAACAGCCAGCTCGATCTGTGGGCCGGCGCCGAAATGACGATGGAGACGCTACGCACCAGTCGCTGGCACAGCGGCACCCTCGAGATTGCCATCCGCCAGCGGGCCGGTTATGTCCGCTACGACATCAAGCCCGACCAGCGCTACGAGCAGGCTCGCTACACGGTGCGGGTGGCCGACGCGCTGATTGAGCTGGGAGTTGGCGGCAGTTACAGCATCGAGTTGCTTCCACCCGAGCGCGCGGTGCTGCGACCCGATGGCGGCAATGCCCTCTTCGCCGACGTAGCGGTGCGCAGCGGCGTGGCAGTGGTGCGCGGAGCCGACGGGCGCAGCGTCGAGGTGCGGCCCCGCGAACGCCTCGTGCTCGACCCGGCCGGCGTGCCCGGCGTGGTCGTGCCTGCCCGCTGGGAGCTGATCCGCGATGGCGGCTTCAGCCAGTTCAGCGAGGAGGAATACAATAACACAACCCGCCAGGACGACCCGACCCTGCCTCGATCCACGACCTGGCGGGTCTACTCCGGCCCGGCATTGCCGCTGGAACAACGGGGCTTCTTTCGCCTCTCGCCGATCTGCCGCCCCCAGCTCCCCGAGGGAAGCTGCGGCCCGGAGGACCGGCGCGTGGCCGCCTGGTTCTACCGGCCCGGCAACCAGGTCAGCGGCTTTACCACGGGAATCAAGCAGGATCTGGGGCCACGCGGCGAAGGGGTTGACATCTCGGAGTACCGCTCGCTACGCTTTTCCCTCTGGGCGCGCATTCTCTACCAGTCGCTCAACGATGTGGGCGACCGCGGCACAGAGTGTCCGGTGATGATCCGCCTGGTAGCTAAGCGCAGCTCACCCGCCGATCCGGAGGAGGAGCGCGTCGTCTGCGTCTACAGCGACAATGATGATCAGCCCCCACGGGTGACCCAGCCCGGCGTTACGTATATTCCTATTGAACGGGCCGCCTGGGCCAATATCAGCTTCGATCTGCGCGACGAAGGCTGGCTCCCTGACTATCGCCTGTTGCGCAGCATTGAGATCTATGCCAATGGACACGACTACGACTCGCGGGTCACCGAGGTGTCGCTGATTGGCGAGCAGTGAGGACCAGAAGGGATCTGCCTGACGATCGCGCCTTCACCATGGAGGTGGGGAGGCGGGAGGTGGAGCGCCTGCGGATCGGTTCTCATCTCCACATCTCTACAGCTCCCCACCTCCACAGACCGGCCAGGAGGGAGGGTGAAGCAACGGTTAAGCTGGAACGACCAGATCTGAAATATGCCTTGAATAGAACGAGCAGGGGGCTGAGGCTTCATGAAAACGATATGCGTTGTCGGCGCCGGTTATGTGGGCCTTGCCACAGCAGTCTGTTTTGCCGACCTGGGCAACCGGGTCACCGGCGTAGAGATCGATCCGCACAAGCTGGATCTGCTGCGAAGCGGGAAGACGCCGATCTACGAGCCGGGTTTGCAGGAGTTGCTGGACCGGAACATGCGCGCCGGGCGGCTGAGTTTTACCGATGACTACGCCGCGGCCCTCGACGGGGCCGAACTGGTCTTCATCACCGTCGGCACTCCCATGGGCCCCGACGGCGCCGCCGACCTCAGCCA includes these proteins:
- a CDS encoding ROK family protein; the encoded protein is MPILLPLAKTVYQQRLAAGRRSWPSRRRAIIAGMEYVITVDLGGTFLRAALVTARGEILAHERIPTEVEAGPAAVIGRIVGLIERMHARLPEGAAMLGVGIGAPGPLDPATGTVYSPPNMPGWHTVPLRSMIAEATGLPVELGNDANVAALGEWRFGGGQGCRDLVYVTVSTGIGGGVISDGRLLLGRMGAGAELGFMILDAEGGTVWEDLASGTALGRAAAAAMPARPESLLHQRATPATVTGADVAAAAAAGDALAAELMDREARLLGLGFASILHIFSPEIVIAGGGVILNNPGLLERARAIAYAHVKVALYRDVPIIAATLGDNAGLLGAAALVLAARER
- a CDS encoding 3-hydroxyacyl-CoA dehydrogenase NAD-binding domain-containing protein, producing the protein MKTICVVGAGYVGLATAVCFADLGNRVTGVEIDPHKLDLLRSGKTPIYEPGLQELLDRNMRAGRLSFTDDYAAALDGAELVFITVGTPMGPDGAADLS